A region from the Mustela erminea isolate mMusErm1 chromosome 2, mMusErm1.Pri, whole genome shotgun sequence genome encodes:
- the LOC116585294 gene encoding uncharacterized protein LOC116585294 isoform X4: MICSLGVLTLNTPPMALEGFSDILTPQISAPGGTLCHRAGQKDHAEELLQLNQTRYSDSRVTPSCWTEGPRSQAEKARRQTLLSPGPIRAVSGASIFRKDVISLPARRLSLTPLCGFPLHAGLCGTFCPLCLSCQIASDMDECCLCGASVAMRTLYRTRYGIPVTFIMW; the protein is encoded by the exons ATGATTTGTTCACTCGGTGTTTTGACACTCAACACACCCCCCATGGCTTTAGAGGGCTTCTCAGACATCCTGACGCCACAGATTTCCGCCCCAGGCGGGACCCTATGTCACAGGGCAGGGCAGAAGGATCATGCGGAGGAGCTTCTGCAGTTAAATCAGACCCGGTACAGTGACTCACGAGTCACCCCCAGTTGCTGGACGGAGGGCCCCAGAAGCCAGGCAGAAAAAGCCAGACGACAAACACTGCTTTCTCCGGGGCCCATTAGAGCCGTCTCTGGAGCCAGCATCTTTCGGAAAGACGTGATTTCGTTGCCAGCGAGACGACTCTCACTAACTCCTCTTTGTGGCTTCCCCTTGCACGCAGGCCTCTGCGGCACTTTCTGCCCCCTGTGCCTCTCGTGTCAGATCGCCTCCGACATGGACGAGTGCTGCCTGTGCGGGGCCAGCGTGGCTATGAGGACCTTGTACAGGACGCGCTACGGCATCCCG GTCACATTCATAATGTGGTGA
- the LOC116585294 gene encoding placenta-specific gene 8 protein-like isoform X6 — protein sequence MNPVVSQPGYGAGGVMNSDWQTGVFDCCDDLGICLCGTFCPLCLSCQIASDMDECCLCGASVAMRTLYRTRYGIPPGEHPFARHNLCRREGGRKETTTVCPTGSICGDFLWLGCFPLCTLCQLKRDIEKRKAMNAF from the exons ATGAATCCAGTTGTTTCGCAGCCCGGATACGGCGCCGGGGGTGTGATGAACAGTGACTGGCAGACCGGCGTGTTTGACTGCTGCGACGACCTGGGGATTT GCCTCTGCGGCACTTTCTGCCCCCTGTGCCTCTCGTGTCAGATCGCCTCCGACATGGACGAGTGCTGCCTGTGCGGGGCCAGCGTGGCTATGAGGACCTTGTACAGGACGCGCTACGGCATCCCG CCAGGAGAGCATCCCTTTGCCAGGCACAACCTGtgcaggagagaaggaggaagaaaagagacaacCACTGTTTGTCCTACC GGATCTATTTGTGGTGATTTCCTATGGCTGGGATGTTTTCCTCTGTGCACCCTTTGTCAACTCAAGCGagatattgaaaaaagaaaagcaatgaatgCTTTCTAA
- the LOC116585294 gene encoding uncharacterized protein LOC116585294 isoform X1, producing the protein MICSLGVLTLNTPPMALEGFSDILTPQISAPGGTLCHRAGQKDHAEELLQLNQTRYSDSRVTPSCWTEGPRSQAEKARRQTLLSPGPIRAVSGASIFRKDVISLPARRLSLTPLCGFPLHAGLCGTFCPLCLSCQIASDMDECCLCGASVAMRTLYRTRYGIPPGEHPFARHNLCRREGGRKETTTVCPTGSICGDFLWLGCFPLCTLCQLKRDIEKRKAMNAF; encoded by the exons ATGATTTGTTCACTCGGTGTTTTGACACTCAACACACCCCCCATGGCTTTAGAGGGCTTCTCAGACATCCTGACGCCACAGATTTCCGCCCCAGGCGGGACCCTATGTCACAGGGCAGGGCAGAAGGATCATGCGGAGGAGCTTCTGCAGTTAAATCAGACCCGGTACAGTGACTCACGAGTCACCCCCAGTTGCTGGACGGAGGGCCCCAGAAGCCAGGCAGAAAAAGCCAGACGACAAACACTGCTTTCTCCGGGGCCCATTAGAGCCGTCTCTGGAGCCAGCATCTTTCGGAAAGACGTGATTTCGTTGCCAGCGAGACGACTCTCACTAACTCCTCTTTGTGGCTTCCCCTTGCACGCAGGCCTCTGCGGCACTTTCTGCCCCCTGTGCCTCTCGTGTCAGATCGCCTCCGACATGGACGAGTGCTGCCTGTGCGGGGCCAGCGTGGCTATGAGGACCTTGTACAGGACGCGCTACGGCATCCCG CCAGGAGAGCATCCCTTTGCCAGGCACAACCTGtgcaggagagaaggaggaagaaaagagacaacCACTGTTTGTCCTACC GGATCTATTTGTGGTGATTTCCTATGGCTGGGATGTTTTCCTCTGTGCACCCTTTGTCAACTCAAGCGagatattgaaaaaagaaaagcaatgaatgCTTTCTAA
- the LOC116585294 gene encoding uncharacterized protein LOC116585294 isoform X2 encodes MICSLGVLTLNTPPMALEGFSDILTPQISAPGGTLCHRAGQKDHAEELLQLNQTRYSDSRVTPSCWTEGPRSQAEKARRQTLLSPGPIRAVSGASIFRKDVISLPARRLSLTPLCGFPLHAGLCGTFCPLCLSCQIASDMDECCLCGASVAMRTLYRTRYGIPGSICGDFLWLGCFPLCTLCQLKRDIEKRKAMNAF; translated from the exons ATGATTTGTTCACTCGGTGTTTTGACACTCAACACACCCCCCATGGCTTTAGAGGGCTTCTCAGACATCCTGACGCCACAGATTTCCGCCCCAGGCGGGACCCTATGTCACAGGGCAGGGCAGAAGGATCATGCGGAGGAGCTTCTGCAGTTAAATCAGACCCGGTACAGTGACTCACGAGTCACCCCCAGTTGCTGGACGGAGGGCCCCAGAAGCCAGGCAGAAAAAGCCAGACGACAAACACTGCTTTCTCCGGGGCCCATTAGAGCCGTCTCTGGAGCCAGCATCTTTCGGAAAGACGTGATTTCGTTGCCAGCGAGACGACTCTCACTAACTCCTCTTTGTGGCTTCCCCTTGCACGCAGGCCTCTGCGGCACTTTCTGCCCCCTGTGCCTCTCGTGTCAGATCGCCTCCGACATGGACGAGTGCTGCCTGTGCGGGGCCAGCGTGGCTATGAGGACCTTGTACAGGACGCGCTACGGCATCCCG GGATCTATTTGTGGTGATTTCCTATGGCTGGGATGTTTTCCTCTGTGCACCCTTTGTCAACTCAAGCGagatattgaaaaaagaaaagcaatgaatgCTTTCTAA
- the LOC116585294 gene encoding placenta-specific gene 8 protein-like isoform X7 — translation MNPVVSQPGYGAGGVMNSDWQTGVFDCCDDLGICLCGTFCPLCLSCQIASDMDECCLCGASVAMRTLYRTRYGIPGSICGDFLWLGCFPLCTLCQLKRDIEKRKAMNAF, via the exons ATGAATCCAGTTGTTTCGCAGCCCGGATACGGCGCCGGGGGTGTGATGAACAGTGACTGGCAGACCGGCGTGTTTGACTGCTGCGACGACCTGGGGATTT GCCTCTGCGGCACTTTCTGCCCCCTGTGCCTCTCGTGTCAGATCGCCTCCGACATGGACGAGTGCTGCCTGTGCGGGGCCAGCGTGGCTATGAGGACCTTGTACAGGACGCGCTACGGCATCCCG GGATCTATTTGTGGTGATTTCCTATGGCTGGGATGTTTTCCTCTGTGCACCCTTTGTCAACTCAAGCGagatattgaaaaaagaaaagcaatgaatgCTTTCTAA
- the LOC116585294 gene encoding uncharacterized protein LOC116585294 isoform X5: protein MICSLGVLTLNTPPMALEGFSDILTPQISAPGGTLCHRAGQKDHAEELLQLNQTRYSDSRVTPSCWTEGPRSQAEKARRQTLLSPGPIRAVSGASIFRKDVISLPARRLSLTPLCGFPLHAGLCGTFCPLCLSCQIASDMDECCLCGASVAMRTLYRTRYGIPTSILT from the exons ATGATTTGTTCACTCGGTGTTTTGACACTCAACACACCCCCCATGGCTTTAGAGGGCTTCTCAGACATCCTGACGCCACAGATTTCCGCCCCAGGCGGGACCCTATGTCACAGGGCAGGGCAGAAGGATCATGCGGAGGAGCTTCTGCAGTTAAATCAGACCCGGTACAGTGACTCACGAGTCACCCCCAGTTGCTGGACGGAGGGCCCCAGAAGCCAGGCAGAAAAAGCCAGACGACAAACACTGCTTTCTCCGGGGCCCATTAGAGCCGTCTCTGGAGCCAGCATCTTTCGGAAAGACGTGATTTCGTTGCCAGCGAGACGACTCTCACTAACTCCTCTTTGTGGCTTCCCCTTGCACGCAGGCCTCTGCGGCACTTTCTGCCCCCTGTGCCTCTCGTGTCAGATCGCCTCCGACATGGACGAGTGCTGCCTGTGCGGGGCCAGCGTGGCTATGAGGACCTTGTACAGGACGCGCTACGGCATCCCG accTCTATTTTAACATAG
- the LOC116585294 gene encoding uncharacterized protein LOC116585294 isoform X3: MICSLGVLTLNTPPMALEGFSDILTPQISAPGGTLCHRAGQKDHAEELLQLNQTRYSDSRVTPSCWTEGPRSQAEKARRQTLLSPGPIRAVSGASIFRKDVISLPARRLSLTPLCGFPLHAGLCGTFCPLCLSCQIASDMDECCLCGASVAMRTLYRTRYGIPTQDPADL; the protein is encoded by the exons ATGATTTGTTCACTCGGTGTTTTGACACTCAACACACCCCCCATGGCTTTAGAGGGCTTCTCAGACATCCTGACGCCACAGATTTCCGCCCCAGGCGGGACCCTATGTCACAGGGCAGGGCAGAAGGATCATGCGGAGGAGCTTCTGCAGTTAAATCAGACCCGGTACAGTGACTCACGAGTCACCCCCAGTTGCTGGACGGAGGGCCCCAGAAGCCAGGCAGAAAAAGCCAGACGACAAACACTGCTTTCTCCGGGGCCCATTAGAGCCGTCTCTGGAGCCAGCATCTTTCGGAAAGACGTGATTTCGTTGCCAGCGAGACGACTCTCACTAACTCCTCTTTGTGGCTTCCCCTTGCACGCAGGCCTCTGCGGCACTTTCTGCCCCCTGTGCCTCTCGTGTCAGATCGCCTCCGACATGGACGAGTGCTGCCTGTGCGGGGCCAGCGTGGCTATGAGGACCTTGTACAGGACGCGCTACGGCATCCCG ACCCAGGACCCCGCAGATCTGTAG